The Actinomycetota bacterium genome has a segment encoding these proteins:
- a CDS encoding 2-oxoacid:acceptor oxidoreductase family protein: MMVEVRFHSLGGQGAVTLINMLARAGDLVGKYVQAFPFFGAERRGAPVKCFLRMDEKPIHLRSQIYRPDYLVVMSPAVLELALKEGTKESTVLLVNMEREEAEEKLAGLPFAAFAVDGTSIAIELGMEVEGLPVTNIAFLGAVSYVTELVPLEAVTEVIKENTPPARLEASMEAARRGFTSVVEIKKAEAGARRSARGAAR; this comes from the coding sequence ATTATGGTAGAGGTGCGTTTTCACAGCCTGGGAGGGCAGGGAGCGGTGACCCTCATCAACATGCTCGCTCGGGCGGGAGACCTGGTGGGCAAGTACGTGCAGGCCTTCCCCTTCTTCGGGGCGGAGCGCAGGGGCGCCCCCGTGAAGTGCTTCCTGCGCATGGACGAGAAGCCCATCCACCTGCGCAGCCAGATCTACCGGCCCGACTACCTGGTGGTCATGAGCCCCGCCGTGCTCGAGCTGGCGCTGAAGGAAGGCACCAAGGAGAGCACCGTGCTCCTGGTCAACATGGAGCGGGAGGAGGCGGAGGAAAAGCTGGCCGGACTGCCCTTCGCCGCCTTCGCGGTGGACGGCACCTCCATCGCCATCGAACTGGGCATGGAGGTGGAGGGGCTGCCGGTCACCAACATCGCCTTCCTGGGCGCGGTATCCTACGTCACCGAGCTGGTGCCCCTGGAGGCGGTGACCGAGGTGATCAAGGAGAACACCCCGCCGGCGCGGCTGGAGGCGAGCATGGAGGCGGCCCGGCGCGGGTTCACCTCCGTGGTGGAGATAAAGAAGGCCGAGGCGGGGGCGCGCAGGTCCGCCCGGGGCGCCGCGCGCTGA
- a CDS encoding DNA topoisomerase I, with the protein MKLIITEKNTTARRISSILSDGKARALDRSRNPVYSFEMNGDEVHCMGLKGHILKVDFPEQYQQWQDVEPRELIHADIVKVPTNKALIKAMLAEARKADEVIIATDFDREGELIGVDAINKIREIRPDIPVRRARFSALTPVEIKRVFARLEDPYYDLAAAGEARQDIDLIWGASLTRFISLASTRLGKHFLSVGRVQSPTLALIVDREKERREFVSTPFWTLKITCLKDGEIFQATHAAERFQSQEEAEEALSRLEDNAKVMEVKSSERQVKPPIPFNTTGLLTAAASLGFSAAKAMSVAENLYMNGYISYPRVDNTVYPPSLDLRGILGELARSPEFGELAGSLLARGDLKPTRGRKQTTDHPPIHPTAAAARSDLSPQEWKIYELVARRFMATLAGDAVVRSVRADLACGPEPFLARGSRTVDEGWYRYYPYGRKKEAMLPHLEEGEVLSLQGPPELKRGETQPPPRYSQGKLIEKMEELGLGTKSTRHSIIESLYQRGYIYGDPITPTETGVAVTEALRRFAGVISSPEMTAALERDMDAIAEGVETQQEVVDKSRDILAGVMHLLENSRDEVAAEIRNGIKEDRILGTCPSCGSNLRIVKAKKSKKRFVGCSGYPDCTTTYPLPQTGTIMPTGEICPDCGSPKVRAVNKGRKPWTFCLDPSCPSKKEARGGEEAEGK; encoded by the coding sequence TTGAAACTGATCATCACGGAGAAGAACACCACCGCCAGGCGCATATCGTCCATCCTCTCGGACGGCAAGGCGCGCGCCCTGGACCGTTCGCGCAACCCCGTGTATTCCTTCGAGATGAACGGCGACGAGGTGCACTGCATGGGCCTCAAGGGACACATCCTAAAGGTGGACTTCCCGGAGCAGTACCAGCAGTGGCAGGATGTGGAACCCCGCGAGCTCATCCACGCCGACATCGTCAAGGTCCCCACCAACAAGGCCCTCATCAAGGCCATGCTCGCCGAGGCCCGGAAAGCCGACGAGGTGATCATCGCCACCGACTTCGACCGCGAGGGCGAGCTCATAGGGGTGGACGCCATCAACAAGATCAGGGAGATACGCCCGGACATACCGGTGAGGCGGGCCCGCTTCTCCGCCCTCACCCCCGTGGAGATCAAGCGCGTGTTCGCGCGCCTGGAGGACCCCTACTACGACCTCGCCGCGGCGGGGGAGGCGCGCCAGGACATCGACCTCATCTGGGGGGCGAGCCTCACCCGCTTCATCAGCCTCGCCTCCACACGTCTTGGCAAGCATTTCCTCTCCGTGGGCCGGGTGCAGAGCCCCACCCTGGCGCTCATCGTGGACCGCGAGAAGGAGCGCAGGGAGTTCGTTTCCACTCCCTTCTGGACGCTGAAGATCACCTGCCTGAAGGACGGGGAGATCTTCCAGGCCACCCACGCCGCCGAGCGCTTCCAGAGCCAGGAGGAGGCGGAGGAAGCCCTCTCTCGCCTGGAAGATAATGCCAAGGTGATGGAGGTCAAGTCCAGCGAGAGGCAGGTCAAGCCGCCCATCCCCTTCAACACCACGGGGCTGCTCACCGCCGCCGCATCCCTGGGCTTCTCCGCCGCCAAGGCCATGAGCGTGGCCGAGAACCTCTATATGAACGGCTACATCAGCTACCCCCGCGTGGACAACACCGTCTATCCCCCTTCCTTGGACCTGCGGGGCATCCTGGGGGAGCTGGCGCGCAGCCCCGAGTTCGGGGAGCTGGCGGGATCGCTCCTGGCGAGGGGTGACCTCAAGCCCACGCGGGGCAGGAAGCAGACCACCGACCATCCGCCCATCCATCCCACCGCGGCCGCGGCGCGGAGCGACCTCTCCCCCCAGGAGTGGAAGATATACGAGCTGGTGGCGCGCCGCTTCATGGCCACCCTGGCGGGAGACGCGGTGGTGCGTTCAGTGCGCGCCGACCTCGCCTGCGGACCCGAGCCTTTCCTCGCCCGCGGCAGCCGCACCGTGGACGAGGGGTGGTACCGCTACTATCCCTACGGGCGCAAAAAGGAGGCGATGCTGCCCCACCTGGAGGAGGGAGAGGTCCTGTCCCTCCAGGGGCCGCCGGAGCTGAAGCGGGGCGAGACGCAGCCCCCGCCGCGCTACAGCCAGGGCAAGCTCATCGAGAAGATGGAGGAACTGGGCCTGGGCACCAAGTCCACCCGCCACTCCATCATCGAGAGCCTCTACCAGAGGGGCTATATCTACGGAGACCCCATCACCCCCACCGAGACGGGCGTGGCGGTCACCGAGGCCTTGCGCAGATTCGCCGGGGTCATCTCCTCGCCCGAGATGACCGCCGCCCTGGAGCGGGACATGGACGCCATAGCCGAGGGGGTGGAGACCCAGCAGGAGGTGGTGGACAAGTCCCGCGACATCCTGGCCGGCGTGATGCACCTCCTGGAGAACAGCCGGGACGAGGTGGCGGCGGAGATCCGCAACGGCATCAAGGAGGACCGCATCCTGGGGACCTGTCCCTCCTGCGGGTCCAATCTGCGCATAGTGAAGGCCAAGAAGAGCAAGAAGAGGTTCGTGGGCTGTAGCGGATATCCCGATTGCACCACCACCTATCCCCTGCCCCAGACGGGGACCATCATGCCCACGGGGGAGATCTGCCCGGATTGCGGCTCCCCCAAGGTCCGCGCCGTGAACAAGGGGCGCAAGCCATGGACCTTCTGCCTCGACCCCTCCTGCCCCAGCAAGAAGGAGGCGAGGGGCGGCGAGGAGGCGGAGGGGAAATAG
- a CDS encoding stage 0 sporulation family protein — MAMVVGVSVRKGAKPSYFDPDRLSLRVGDEVIVPAAKGVELGRVVAPPIEIPDEAVRGELKKVIRRATDRDRQQAQRNQIRRERALRKCQELIVKHQLAMKLIDIDYAFDGSSITFYFTADGRVDFRNLVRDLASALKTRIELRQIGVRDEARMVGGLGPCGLTLCCASFLEEFHPISIRMAKEQHLPLNPAKISGVCGRLMCCLRYEQDCYRRFLHWVPDIGEKVETERGEGTVIAHDVMHERVTVELESGEKVVLPASWFGPEPGEAEEEPEEGEDEMVEDVDLELEEGF; from the coding sequence ATGGCAATGGTGGTTGGAGTGTCCGTCAGGAAAGGGGCGAAGCCGTCCTATTTCGACCCCGACCGGCTATCCTTGCGCGTGGGAGACGAGGTGATCGTACCCGCCGCCAAGGGCGTGGAGCTGGGGAGGGTGGTCGCCCCTCCCATAGAGATCCCGGACGAGGCGGTGCGCGGCGAGCTCAAGAAGGTCATCAGGCGGGCCACGGACCGGGACCGGCAGCAGGCGCAGCGCAACCAGATCAGGCGCGAGAGGGCCCTGCGCAAGTGCCAGGAGCTCATCGTCAAGCACCAGCTGGCCATGAAGCTCATAGACATAGACTATGCCTTCGACGGGTCCTCCATCACCTTCTATTTCACCGCCGACGGCAGGGTGGACTTCCGCAACCTGGTGCGCGACCTGGCCTCGGCCCTGAAGACGCGCATCGAGCTGCGCCAGATCGGGGTGCGCGACGAGGCCCGGATGGTGGGCGGGCTGGGGCCGTGCGGACTGACGCTTTGCTGCGCGTCCTTTCTGGAGGAGTTCCACCCCATCTCCATCCGCATGGCCAAGGAGCAGCACCTGCCCCTGAACCCCGCCAAGATCTCGGGGGTGTGCGGGCGTCTGATGTGCTGCCTGCGCTACGAGCAGGACTGCTACCGGCGCTTCCTGCACTGGGTCCCCGACATCGGCGAGAAGGTGGAGACGGAGCGGGGGGAAGGCACGGTGATCGCCCACGACGTCATGCACGAGAGGGTCACGGTGGAGCTGGAGAGCGGCGAGAAGGTGGTCCTGCCCGCCTCCTGGTTCGGCCCCGAGCCGGGGGAGGCGGAGGAAGAGCCGGAGGAGGGCGAGGACGAGATGGTGGAGGACGTGGACCTGGAGCTGGAGGAAGGCTTCTGA
- the holB gene encoding DNA polymerase III subunit delta', translating to MRMELVSCDGWEAVFGQGRAVAILRGMLERGEVPHALLFTGPRGVGKRTTALLFSAALLCPSGTPDACPSCLRVARGTHPDLHLVEPEGAQILIEQVRDLERELSLKPQEARRKVAVIDEAASMNESAANAFLKTLEEPPPGTCIILVTAAAEGLLPTIASRCQEVRFSPLGRREVEEYLRREMGMSSEEAERLARLSGGIFGRALLWARRPELSVFRERGVEAAAAVGRSALSALLERVREVQKEAARVEAPVREEAREAYRKALDRRVAERMEKRWQEALKRENARMRRQAIFDFLDGMASFYRDIMLIGVAGVAEGAPGGAPLVNLEWREDLENEVLLTGPGEAARRLRALGRAKKALEANVDQGLVMDWLMLEIKGAR from the coding sequence GTGAGGATGGAGCTGGTGTCCTGCGACGGGTGGGAGGCGGTATTCGGGCAGGGCCGGGCCGTCGCCATACTGCGCGGCATGCTGGAGCGCGGCGAGGTACCCCACGCCTTGCTCTTCACCGGACCGCGCGGGGTGGGCAAGCGCACCACGGCCCTGCTCTTCTCCGCCGCGCTGCTCTGCCCCTCGGGCACCCCCGATGCTTGCCCCTCCTGCCTGAGGGTGGCCAGGGGCACGCACCCCGACCTGCACCTGGTGGAGCCCGAGGGCGCCCAGATCCTCATCGAGCAGGTGCGGGACCTGGAACGGGAGCTGAGCCTTAAGCCCCAGGAGGCGCGGCGCAAGGTGGCGGTCATCGACGAGGCCGCCAGCATGAACGAGAGCGCCGCCAACGCCTTCCTGAAGACCCTGGAGGAGCCGCCGCCCGGTACCTGCATCATCCTGGTGACCGCGGCGGCGGAGGGCCTGCTCCCCACCATCGCCTCCCGCTGCCAGGAGGTGCGTTTCTCGCCCCTGGGAAGGCGCGAGGTGGAGGAATACCTCCGGCGGGAGATGGGGATGTCCTCGGAGGAGGCGGAAAGGCTGGCGCGGCTCAGCGGCGGCATCTTCGGGCGGGCGCTGCTCTGGGCGCGCCGGCCCGAGCTGTCCGTGTTCCGGGAGCGGGGAGTGGAGGCGGCGGCGGCGGTGGGCAGGTCGGCCCTGTCCGCCCTGCTGGAGCGGGTAAGGGAGGTACAGAAAGAGGCTGCGCGCGTGGAGGCGCCCGTGCGGGAGGAGGCAAGGGAGGCTTACCGCAAGGCCCTCGACCGGCGGGTCGCGGAGAGGATGGAGAAGAGGTGGCAGGAGGCCCTGAAGCGGGAGAACGCCCGCATGCGGCGGCAGGCCATCTTCGACTTCCTAGATGGCATGGCCTCCTTTTACCGGGATATAATGCTCATTGGCGTCGCCGGCGTGGCGGAGGGAGCGCCCGGCGGCGCGCCCCTGGTGAACCTGGAGTGGAGGGAGGACCTGGAGAACGAGGTCTTACTCACGGGCCCTGGGGAGGCGGCCAGGCGCCTGCGGGCCCTGGGCAGGGCGAAGAAGGCTCTGGAGGCCAACGTGGACCAGGGGCTGGTGATGGACTGGTTGATGCTGGAGATAAAGGGCGCGCGCTGA
- a CDS encoding MFS transporter: protein MRLDDRETKRECLEGEAGVSAFQRTQDNLRIKPSAYRDLLRNRDFLRLWAGQMVSAIGDWVIVAVLFAFVDQISGGKSYAISIMMLCKFLPAVLLGFLAGIAIDRLDRKRTLIMCDLSRALLVLVLPFATNLPLICVLVFVIETFTIVYGPAKDASIPDLVEPEQLTNANSLNMLTLYASMAFGTAIAGSIIGLFAWLARVNPEFMGRYVDPNKAAFVIDSLTFLVSAWLIYHIGFKRPSREERVRMSTDQVRSDFREGLHYLRHNPLTRIVLILTLTCFLGGGTIYVLTVGFVKYVLGGSNSRFMYILTTLLFGMMGGSMLAGALKDVVRKERLLGLAISGFGLGVVVFSLLTVAWLSFVVVFLGGTCMGYAIVGMVTLLHENLEEEFRGRAFATIQVIMRASIFLSIMLAGPLADLITGLGRRLGLNPVSLWIVRVGGSYSGPIDGREADFRFLLNGPQIILFVGGMVILGAGLFGHRAFHRYFGWELHDKIFQRRRVPEPLPCVEAEEGGSPGGADGGAVERINGGAGGGTREYAAAGSGDGTTGSERGGQPGGTEAAAGSRAVEE, encoded by the coding sequence ATGAGGCTTGATGACCGGGAGACAAAAAGGGAATGCCTCGAAGGAGAGGCCGGGGTCTCTGCCTTCCAGCGCACCCAAGACAACCTGCGGATAAAGCCTTCCGCCTACCGCGACCTCCTGCGCAACCGCGACTTCCTGCGTCTGTGGGCGGGGCAGATGGTCTCCGCCATCGGCGACTGGGTGATCGTAGCGGTGCTCTTCGCCTTCGTGGACCAGATATCGGGGGGGAAGAGCTACGCCATCAGCATCATGATGCTGTGCAAGTTCCTGCCCGCGGTGCTTCTGGGGTTCCTGGCGGGCATCGCCATCGACCGCCTGGACCGCAAACGCACCCTCATCATGTGCGACCTCAGCCGCGCCCTGCTCGTCCTGGTCCTGCCCTTCGCCACCAACCTGCCCCTCATCTGCGTGCTGGTCTTCGTCATCGAGACCTTCACCATCGTCTACGGCCCCGCCAAGGACGCCTCCATCCCCGACCTGGTGGAGCCGGAGCAGCTCACCAACGCCAACTCCCTCAATATGCTCACCCTCTACGCCTCCATGGCCTTCGGCACCGCCATCGCCGGGAGCATCATCGGCCTCTTCGCCTGGCTGGCCAGGGTCAACCCGGAGTTCATGGGCAGGTACGTGGATCCCAACAAAGCCGCCTTCGTCATCGATTCCCTCACCTTTCTCGTCTCCGCCTGGCTCATCTACCACATCGGCTTCAAGCGCCCCTCCCGCGAGGAGAGGGTGCGCATGTCCACCGACCAGGTGCGGAGCGATTTCCGGGAGGGCCTCCACTACCTGCGCCACAACCCGCTCACCCGCATCGTGCTCATCCTCACCCTCACCTGCTTTTTGGGGGGAGGCACCATATACGTGCTCACCGTGGGCTTCGTGAAGTACGTGCTGGGCGGCAGCAACTCACGCTTCATGTACATCCTCACCACCCTCCTCTTCGGGATGATGGGGGGGTCCATGCTGGCCGGCGCGCTCAAGGACGTCGTGCGCAAGGAGAGGCTGCTGGGCCTGGCCATCTCCGGGTTCGGGCTGGGGGTGGTGGTGTTCTCGCTGCTAACCGTGGCCTGGCTGTCGTTCGTGGTGGTCTTTCTGGGCGGCACCTGCATGGGCTATGCCATCGTGGGCATGGTCACTCTGCTGCACGAGAACCTGGAGGAGGAGTTCCGGGGCCGAGCCTTCGCCACCATACAGGTGATCATGCGCGCCTCCATATTCCTCTCCATCATGCTCGCCGGTCCCCTCGCCGACCTCATCACGGGCCTGGGGCGCAGGCTGGGACTGAACCCGGTGTCGCTGTGGATCGTGAGGGTGGGCGGCTCCTACAGCGGTCCCATCGACGGCAGGGAGGCCGACTTCCGCTTCCTGCTCAACGGGCCCCAGATCATCCTCTTCGTCGGGGGTATGGTCATCCTCGGGGCGGGGCTTTTCGGCCACCGCGCCTTCCACCGCTACTTCGGCTGGGAACTGCATGACAAGATATTCCAGCGCCGCCGGGTGCCCGAGCCGTTGCCCTGCGTGGAGGCGGAAGAGGGCGGATCGCCGGGCGGCGCGGACGGAGGCGCGGTGGAGAGGATAAACGGCGGCGCGGGCGGCGGGACGCGGGAGTACGCGGCCGCGGGAAGCGGTGACGGCACGACGGGGTCGGAGAGGGGCGGCCAGCCCGGCGGGACGGAGGCGGCCGCGGGATCGCGAGCTGTGGAGGAGTGA
- a CDS encoding dTMP kinase, whose product MTSRTEAARGGGRRSLFITFEGVEGSGKTTQMNMLHAHLLRMKVDVVATHEPGGTRIGEEIRRILLDPSFKEMHPMTETVLYAADRAQHFYEVIKPALDQGKVVLCDRYIDSTLAYQGVARRVGMEGVQNLNEWVTDDHYPDVTFLLEIPFRVGLKRLMERKRVLDRIESEAQAFHEQVQEAYRTLAKFFPQRFVVLNGVDKPENIHHQVMQVVTPLLS is encoded by the coding sequence ATGACGAGCAGGACTGAGGCGGCAAGGGGAGGCGGCAGGAGGAGCCTCTTCATCACCTTCGAGGGAGTGGAGGGATCCGGAAAGACCACCCAGATGAACATGCTCCATGCGCATCTGCTGCGCATGAAGGTGGACGTGGTGGCCACGCACGAGCCGGGCGGCACGCGCATCGGCGAGGAGATCAGGCGCATCCTCCTGGACCCCTCCTTCAAGGAGATGCATCCCATGACGGAGACCGTCCTCTACGCCGCGGACCGCGCCCAGCACTTCTACGAGGTGATAAAGCCGGCCCTGGACCAGGGAAAGGTGGTGCTGTGCGACCGCTACATCGACTCCACCCTCGCCTACCAGGGCGTGGCGCGGAGGGTGGGGATGGAGGGGGTGCAGAACCTCAACGAGTGGGTGACCGACGACCACTATCCCGACGTCACCTTTCTCCTGGAGATACCCTTCCGCGTGGGGCTGAAGCGCCTCATGGAGCGCAAGCGGGTCCTGGACCGCATCGAGAGCGAGGCCCAGGCCTTCCACGAGCAGGTTCAGGAGGCCTACAGGACCCTGGCCAAGTTCTTTCCCCAACGTTTCGTGGTCCTCAACGGCGTGGACAAGCCGGAGAACATCCACCACCAGGTCATGCAGGTGGTTACGCCGCTGCTCTCCTGA
- a CDS encoding malate dehydrogenase translates to MRKVTVIGAGQVGSTTAMRVAEQGIADVALIDIYGDLARGKALDIAQSLPLTASSSRVRGGSDYALAEGSEVVVITAGFPRAPGMSRSDLLEKNAAVVRDVVEGVKEAAPGAVLIMVTNPLDEMTRLAWLLTGWERERVMGMAGLLDGSRLACFAAEELGVPPGQVQPVVLGSHGDAMLPLPRLTSVAGVPLSELLSPEKLEELNARTREGGAEIVSLLKQGSAYYAPSACVARMVRAVLMDEDMQVVASVRLEGEYGLADVFLGVPVVLGWGGWKRVVELPLLPQERGELEACAATLRERAVELDGWLAGNSS, encoded by the coding sequence ATGCGCAAGGTAACGGTGATCGGGGCGGGTCAGGTGGGATCCACCACCGCCATGCGCGTGGCGGAACAGGGGATCGCCGACGTGGCCCTCATCGACATCTACGGAGACCTGGCGCGGGGCAAGGCGCTGGACATCGCGCAGTCGCTGCCCCTCACCGCCTCCTCCTCCCGGGTGCGGGGCGGGAGCGATTACGCCCTCGCGGAGGGGAGCGAGGTGGTGGTGATTACGGCGGGGTTTCCGCGTGCCCCCGGCATGTCCCGCTCCGACCTGCTGGAGAAGAACGCGGCGGTGGTGCGGGATGTGGTGGAGGGGGTAAAGGAGGCGGCGCCGGGGGCGGTGCTGATCATGGTCACCAACCCCCTGGACGAGATGACCCGCCTGGCCTGGCTGCTGACGGGCTGGGAGAGGGAAAGGGTCATGGGCATGGCGGGGCTGCTGGACGGGTCGCGTCTCGCCTGCTTCGCCGCCGAGGAGCTGGGCGTGCCGCCGGGACAGGTCCAGCCGGTGGTGCTGGGAAGCCACGGCGATGCCATGCTCCCTCTGCCGCGCCTCACCTCCGTGGCCGGGGTGCCCCTGAGCGAGCTCCTTTCCCCCGAGAAGCTGGAGGAGCTGAACGCCAGGACCAGGGAGGGTGGCGCGGAGATCGTCTCCCTGCTCAAGCAGGGCAGCGCCTATTACGCCCCCTCGGCCTGCGTGGCTCGCATGGTGAGGGCGGTGCTTATGGACGAGGACATGCAGGTGGTGGCGAGCGTGAGGCTGGAGGGGGAATACGGGCTCGCGGACGTGTTCCTGGGCGTCCCGGTGGTCCTGGGATGGGGGGGATGGAAGAGGGTCGTGGAGCTTCCCCTCCTGCCGCAGGAGCGCGGGGAGCTGGAGGCCTGCGCGGCCACCCTGCGGGAGAGAGCGGTGGAGCTGGATGGCTGGCTGGCGGGAAATAGCTCCTGA
- a CDS encoding fumarate hydratase yields the protein MAGWREIAPETISAAVEELAVRASLDLSSDVERALMRAAEAESKPLARYALEMLVENARIAREERLPLCQDTGMFHLFVELGEGVSLPCGYREAADAGLRAATFRIPLRSSLVNDPLFGRANRGDNTPVQVHVEEGGARGKARLTLMAKGGGSENATRLCMLLPGEGPEGVKRAALEAVRLKGAQACPPVVVGVGVGADASGAVELALKSLLRPLGTRHPREELADLEESLLAAVNSLGIGAAGLGGDTTALDVHVEEAPAHIACLPVGVVICCHSLRRSSVEIEV from the coding sequence ATGGCTGGCTGGCGGGAAATAGCTCCTGAAACCATATCCGCGGCGGTGGAGGAGCTGGCGGTGCGCGCCAGCCTGGACCTCTCGTCCGACGTGGAGCGGGCCTTGATGCGCGCCGCGGAGGCGGAGTCGAAGCCGCTGGCGCGCTACGCCCTGGAGATGCTGGTGGAGAACGCGCGCATCGCGCGGGAGGAGAGGCTCCCCCTCTGCCAGGACACCGGCATGTTTCATCTCTTCGTGGAGCTGGGGGAAGGGGTGTCCCTTCCCTGCGGATACCGCGAGGCGGCCGATGCCGGCCTGCGCGCCGCCACCTTCCGTATACCGCTGCGCTCCTCCCTGGTGAATGACCCGCTCTTCGGGCGCGCCAACCGTGGTGACAACACCCCCGTCCAGGTGCACGTGGAGGAAGGCGGGGCGCGGGGGAAAGCGCGCCTCACCCTCATGGCCAAGGGCGGGGGGAGCGAGAACGCCACCCGCCTCTGCATGCTGCTGCCGGGAGAGGGTCCGGAAGGGGTGAAGAGGGCGGCGCTCGAAGCGGTGCGGCTCAAGGGCGCCCAGGCCTGTCCCCCCGTGGTGGTGGGGGTGGGGGTGGGCGCCGACGCCTCGGGAGCGGTGGAGCTGGCGCTGAAGAGCCTGCTGCGGCCCCTGGGAACGCGCCATCCCCGGGAGGAGCTCGCGGATCTGGAGGAGAGCCTGCTCGCCGCGGTGAACTCCCTGGGCATAGGGGCGGCGGGCCTGGGCGGGGACACCACCGCCCTGGACGTGCACGTGGAGGAGGCGCCCGCCCATATCGCCTGCCTGCCCGTGGGGGTGGTGATCTGCTGCCACAGTCTGCGGCGCAGCTCGGTGGAGATCGAGGTCTGA
- a CDS encoding 4Fe-4S binding protein — protein MPKRKKKEAEDIGFITTLSVPAVGSVGMTGSWRIFLPVIDGERCNKCLLCWIYCPEACISKDIRIDYDYCKGCGICAEECPRGAIAMVKEEKRS, from the coding sequence ATGCCCAAGAGGAAGAAAAAGGAAGCGGAGGACATAGGCTTCATCACCACCCTCTCTGTCCCCGCCGTGGGCAGCGTGGGCATGACGGGGAGCTGGCGCATCTTCCTCCCGGTGATAGACGGGGAGAGGTGCAACAAATGCCTGCTCTGCTGGATATATTGCCCCGAGGCCTGCATCAGCAAGGATATACGTATCGACTACGATTACTGCAAGGGATGCGGCATCTGCGCGGAGGAGTGTCCGCGCGGCGCCATCGCCATGGTCAAAGAGGAAAAGAGATCATGA
- a CDS encoding fumarate hydratase C-terminal domain-containing protein has protein sequence MAGTGGRAGGGARGEKRLPLPLEREAREALRAGDRILLSGRMITARDQAHRRLVEMLERGEPLPVRLAGETVYYAGPSPAPEGRASGSVGPTTAARMDPFTPRLAAEGLAACIGKGPRSAETRRALRESGVLYLVGVGGAAALLGSRVRAIRVAAFPELGPEAVYELEVEDFPVIVGYDLVGGDVFSHLENI, from the coding sequence ATGGCGGGCACTGGGGGTAGAGCGGGCGGCGGGGCGCGAGGCGAGAAAAGGCTGCCGCTGCCCCTGGAGCGCGAGGCGCGCGAGGCGTTGCGGGCGGGGGACCGCATTCTGTTGAGCGGCAGGATGATCACCGCCCGCGACCAGGCGCACCGCAGGCTGGTGGAGATGCTGGAGAGAGGGGAGCCGCTGCCGGTCCGCCTCGCGGGGGAGACGGTCTATTACGCGGGCCCCAGTCCCGCTCCGGAGGGCAGGGCCTCGGGCTCCGTGGGGCCCACCACGGCCGCGCGCATGGATCCCTTTACCCCCCGCCTGGCGGCGGAGGGCCTGGCGGCATGCATAGGGAAGGGGCCGCGCTCCGCCGAGACGCGGCGTGCGCTGCGGGAGAGCGGAGTGCTCTACCTGGTGGGGGTGGGAGGGGCGGCGGCCCTGCTGGGGTCCAGGGTGCGGGCCATCCGGGTGGCGGCTTTCCCGGAACTGGGCCCCGAGGCGGTCTACGAGCTGGAGGTGGAGGATTTCCCGGTCATCGTGGGCTACGACCTGGTCGGCGGGGACGTCTTCTCGCACCTGGAGAACATCTAG